A window of Notolabrus celidotus isolate fNotCel1 chromosome 11, fNotCel1.pri, whole genome shotgun sequence contains these coding sequences:
- the LOC117822071 gene encoding succinate dehydrogenase [ubiquinone] iron-sulfur subunit, mitochondrial encodes MSAVCVALSRNVLAVRNAGSMVMVRYAQTAAATAPEPRIKKFQIYRWDPDSAGDKPRMQTYEIDLNACGPMVLDALIKIKNEMDPTLTFRRSCREGICGSCAMNINGGNTLACLNKIDTNTSKPTKIYPLPHMYVVKDLVPDMSNFYAQYKSIEPYLKKKDGAQEGKTQYFQSVEDRQKLDGLYECILCACCSTSCPSYWWNGDKYLGPAVLMQAYRWMIDSRDEFTEERLSKLQDPFSLYRCHTIMNCTKTCPKGLNPGKAIAEIKKMMATYKEKKAAAS; translated from the exons ATGTCGGCCGTGTGTGTTGCCTTGAGTCGAAATGTTTTGGCTGTCAGGAATGCTGGCTCCATGGTG ATGGTGCGGTATGCTCAGACTGCAGCTGCCACCGCTCCAGAGCCCAGGATCAAAAAGTTCCAGATCTACCGTTGGGACCCTGATAGCGCCGGAGACAAACCCAGAATGCAGACTTATGAAATTGACCTCAATGC CTGTGGTCCAATGGTTCTGGATGCTCTCATTAAGATCAAGAATGAGATGGACCCAACGCTTACATTCAGACGCTCCTGCAGAGAGG GTATCTGCGGCTCATGTGCAATGAACATCAACGGAGGAAACACCCTGGCATGTCTGAACAAAATTGACACCAACACTAGCAAACCAACTAAAATCTACCCGCTGCCTCACATGTATGTGGTGAAGGATCTGGTGCCT GATATGAGCAACTTCTACGCACAGTACAAATCTATCGAGCCCTACCTGAAAAAGAAGGATGGAGCACAAGAAGGGAAGACGCAGTATTTCCAGTCGGTGGAGGACAGACAGAAGCTG GACGGCCTGTACGAGTGCATCCTCTGTGCATGCTGCAGCACCAGCTGTCCCAGCTACTGGTGGAACGGAGACAAATACCTGGGACCTGCTGTCCTCATGCAG GCGTACAGGTGGATGATTGACTCCCGTGATGAATTCACTGAAGAGCGTCTGTCAAAGCTTCAGGATCCCTTCTCTCTCTACCGCTGCCACACCATCATGAACTGCACCAAGACCTGCCCTAAg GGACTGAATCCAGGAAAGGCCATCGCAGAGATCAAGAAAATGATGGCGACgtacaaagagaagaaagctgCAGCTTCATGA
- the LOC117821216 gene encoding ATPase family AAA domain-containing protein 3-like — translation MSWLFGWGKKSGSSPPMEEQSAGAPAEGGGGAAGGSGGDKPGDKWSNFDPTGLERAAKAARELDKSRNAKEALGLARMQEQTVQLEHQSKVKEYEAALEQLKGEQIHLQGEERRKTLGEETKQHQARAQYQDKLARQRYDDQLRQQQFLTEENLRKQEESVMKQEAMRKATIEHEMDLRHKNDLLRVEAEAKARAQVERENADLIREQIRLKAAEHRQTVLESIKTAGAVFGEGFRGFVSDWDKLTATVAGLTLLAAGVYSARNATAVAGRYLEARLGKPSLVRETSRITVVEAMKHPIKTTRRLRSKPQDALEGVVLSAPLEERVRDISIATRNTRQNKGLYRNILMYGPPGTGKTLFAKKLALHSGMDFAIMTGGDVAPMGRDGVTAMHKVFDWASSSRRGVLLFVDEADAFLRKRATEKISEDLRATLNAFLYRTGEQSNKFMLVLASNQPEQFDWAINDRIDEIVNFALPGLEERERLVRLYFDKFVLGPATTGRQRLKLAQFDYGLKCSDIAARAQGMSGREISKLGVAWQAAAYSSEDGVLTEAMIDARVDDAIVQHAQKMDWLLMEAGEGVGKFGVIIPKETAAGVAAKEAALTAQPEDAAPTIQQVLPIIEAVSSAAQAEAAAVPTEVEAEGILKEAATLVKESEAVGTVEAVAETAAAVPLVQEVEAIKDLTEEVQSTAAVPELKDVVTEVAEAEVVQASTVQEAAAVGKEEPAAEVAAQESGATEAVKDAEKLETELDAVLSKEVLEPEAAVAGLAQESVVQEIESAAKTAEGVEAEAPVSATEAGADAAKVVEEIATNVAEVTESVANIAKEAEVIAADVAKVAEAVATVTGEIEAAVVKEVEAVEGEAAKEAGEVAAETSEVVKEAETTVTEVITESEVIAAEVVKEVESVTSAAKEAEVTPAEVPKEAEGVLTESAVETEAKVESEAAAVESTEKDQTLTAETAAKEAEVIPAEVAKEAEVIPEKAASEEVISAEVTKEAEVSPAEAPKETEVTAGEVSKEAEVAPAEAPKEAEPVPSEDVKLPETADVPAAKEAESSTVETVVPEATSETAAAPTQESKVDAESVVSEKSESPVADTSAPSPTTEEAEKPKQSGDDGNKPQDKPTPKK, via the exons ATGTCGTGGCTCTTCGGATGGGGGAAAAAGTCCGGGTCTTCCCCGCCGATGGAGGAGCAGTCGGCGGGTGCTCCTGCTGAAGGTGGCGGGGGAGCAGCTGGAGGCTCCGGGGGAGACAAACCAGGGGATAAGTGGAGTAACTTTGACCCCACTGGGCTGGAGAGAGCTGCAAAGGCTGCAAGGGAGCTCGACAAATCAC GAAATGCCAAGGAAGCGCTGGGGCTGGCTCGCATGCAGGAGCAGACTGTACAGCTGGAGCATCAGAGTAAAGTGAAA GAATATGAAGCAGctttggagcagctgaagggcGAGCAGATCCACCTCCAGGGCGAGGAGAGACGGAAAACACTTGGAGAGGAGACAAAACAACACCAGGCG AGGGCACAGTATCAAGACAAACTTGCCAGACAGAGATATGACGATCAGCTCAGACAACAG CAATTCCTCACTGAGGAGAACCTTCGCAAACAAGAGGAGTCTGTGATGAAACAAGAGGCCATGAGAAAAG CTACCATCGAGCATGAGATGGACCTGAGACACAAGAACGACCTGCTTCGCGTCGAAGCCGAGGCCAAAGCCCGAGCCCAGGTGGAGCGGGAAAACGCAGACCTGATCAGGGAACAGATCCGCCTGAAAGCTGCTGAACACAGACAAACTGTCCTTGAATCTATAAA GACGGCCGGGGCGGTGTTTGGGGAGGGATTCAGAGGCTTCGTCTCTGACTGGGACAAACTCACAGCCACG gttgctggtttgacacTCTTAGCTGCAGGAGTTTATTCTGCCAGGAATGCCACAGCGGTGGCCGGGCGCTACCTCGAGGCTCGTCTGGGCAAACCCTCTCTGGTCCGAGAAACCTCCAGGATAACTGTGGTAGAGGCCATGAAGCATCCAATCAAG ACAACCAGGCGTCTGAGAAGCAAACCGCAGGATGCCTTAGAGGGCGTCGTGCTCAGT GCACCTTTGGAGGAGCGTGTACGGGACATTTCCATCGCTACTCGTAACACGAGGCAGAACAAAGGCTTGTACAGAAACATCCTGATGTACGGGCCTCCTGGAACTGGAAAGACACTCTTTGCTAAG AAACTGGCTCTTCATTCAGGGATGGACTTTGCCATCATGACAGGTGGGGACGTGGCACCCATGGGGCGCGATGGAGTCACTGCCATGCACAAGGTGTTTGACTGGGCCAGCAGCAGCCGCCGAGG CGTCTTGCTGTTCGTGGATGAAGCTGATGCCTTCCTGCGTAAGCGAGCCACT GAGAAAATCAGTGAGGACCTTCGAGCCACCCTCAATGCATTCCTGTACCGCACTGGGGAGCAGAGCAACAA gttCATGCTGGTGCTCGCTAGTAACCAGCCGGAGCAGTTTGACTGGGCCATCAACGACCGCATTGACGAGATTGTGAACTTTGCGTTACCGGgtctggaggagagggagagactggTGCGCCTGTATTTCGACAAATTTGTTCTGGGTCCTGCCACTACAGGGAGACA GAGATTAAAGCTGGCTCAGTTCGATTATGGCCTGAAGTGTTCGGACATCGCAGCGCGAGCACAGGGCATGTCTGGTCGTGAAATCTCTAAACTCGGCGTGGCCTGGCAG GCTGCCGCTTACTCCTCTGAAGATGGAGTTTTGACCGAAGCCATGATTGATGCAAGAGTTGACGATGCCATCGTGCAGCATGCACAGAAAATGGACTGGCTGCTGATGGAAGCAGGTGAAGGGGTCGGCAAGTTCGGTGTCATCATCCCCAAGGAGACGGCTGCAGGAGTTGCAGCCAAGGAGGCCGCTTTGACCGCACAACCCGAAGATGCAGCTCCGACTATACAGCAGGTTCTCCCGATCATAGAGGCTGTGAGCAGTGCTGCACAGGCAGAGGCAGCGGCTGTACCTACAGAGGTAGAGGCAGAAGGTATCCTTAAAGAGGCAGCCACTTTGGTTAAAGAGAGTGAAGCTGTAGGGACAGTCGAAGCCGTTGCTGAGACGGCAGCTGCTGTCCCTCTGGTGCAAGAGGTTGAGGCCATAAAGGACCTGACTGAGGAGGTTCAAAGCACAGCTGCTGTTCCTGAGCTGAAGGATGTAGTCACAGAGGTCGCAGAGGCTGAGGTCGTACAGGCTTCCACTGTCCAagaagctgctgctgtgggTAAAGAAGAACCAGCAGCTGAGGTAGCTGCACAAGAGAGCGGGGCCACAGAGGCAGTcaaggatgcagaaaaactggagACTGAGCTAGACGCTGTTCTCTCCAAAGAGGTCCTGGAGCCAGAAGCTGCAGTAGCTGGACTCGCTCAGGAGTCTGTGGTTCAGGAAATCGAATCAGCAGCTAAGACAGCTGAGGGTGTAGAAGCTGAAGCTCCTGTGTCTGCCACAGAAGCCGGAGCTGATGCTGCAAAGGTTGTAGAGGAAATCGCAACCAATGTAGCTGAAGTAACCGAGTCCGTGGCAAACATAGCAAAGGAGGCTGAAGTTATTGCAGCTGATGTCGCCAAAGTGGCTGAAGCTGTGGCAACTGTCACTGGAGAGATTGAGGCAGCAGTCGTCAAGGAAGTGGAAGCAGTGGAAGGTGAGGCTGCAAAGGAAGCAGGTGAGGTAGCAGCTGAAACATCTGAAGTTGTCAAAGAGGCTGAAACAACAGTGACAGAGGTGATCACAGAGTCTGAGGTCATAGCTGCAGAGGTTGTTAAAGAGGTGGAAAGTGTAACATCTGCTGCAAAGGAAGCTGAAGTCACCCCGGCAGAAGTTCCCAAAGAGGCTGAGGGTGTTTTAACAGAATCCGCTGTGGAGACTGAGGCCAAAGTAGAGTCTGAGGCGGCTGCTGTTGAGAGTACCGAAAAGGATCAGACTCTCACTGCAGAGACTGCTGCCAAGGAAGCCGAAGTTATCCCTGCAGAAGTGGCTAAAGAGGCAGAAGTCATCCCAGAAAAAGCTGCCAGTGAAGAAGTCATCTCTGCTGAAGTGACCAAGGAAGCAGAAGTCAGTCCAGCTGAAGCTCCAAAGGAGACAGAAGTCACAGCAGGGGAAGTTTCCAAGGAGGCAGAGGTTGCTCCAGCAGAAGCACCCAAGGAGGCAGAACCTGTGCCTTCAGAAGACGTGAAGCTGCCTGAGACTGCTGATGTTCCTGCTGCCAAGGAAGCCGAGTCCAGCACAGTCGAGACTGTAGTACCTGAAGCCACCAGTGAGACAGCAGCTGCTCCAACTCAAGAATCCAAGGTTGATGCAGAGTCCGTTGTGTCTGAGAAATCTGAGAGTCCAGTCGCAGACACATCAGCTCCCTCTCCCACCACCGAAGAGGCTGAGAAGCCCAAACAGAGCGGAGATGACGGCAACAAACCTCAAGACAAGCCAACTCCAAAGAAATGA